One part of the Melitaea cinxia chromosome 8, ilMelCinx1.1, whole genome shotgun sequence genome encodes these proteins:
- the LOC123656068 gene encoding retinol dehydrogenase 12-like, producing MSFLMFTVIGIVSLYFYLKLSIKKCECKTSMKGKVVIATGANSGIGYHTAKKLATLGARTILACRNEKRGSSAQESIIAATGNSNVIFKQMDLCDLDSIRRFSKDILETEDRLDVLVNNAGACSFGDKYTKDGLLEGMQVNHYGPFLLTILLLPLLKKSQPSRIVNVSSLIYLFGYVDLDKINNPKGNRIIMYANSKLCNLIIHQELARRLEEFDVVVNSVHPGIILTNILNEGNFLFRLFFKVLCWFNSRTAEDGSQTVIHACIAKECERVTGKFYVDCKERYVLSKINNRDIADNLWRVSEKFVRYKEENKKIIK from the coding sequence ATGTCGTTTTTAATGTTTACTGTAATAGGAATTGTatcattatacttttatttaaaattaagtattaagAAATGTGAATGCAAAACCTCTATGAAAGGTAAAGTTGTGATTGCAACAGGCGCAAACAGTGGTATTGGGTATCATACAGCTAAAAAATTAGCTACCCTAGGAGCTCGGACGATCCTTGCTTGTCGAAACGAAAAACGAGGCTCATCAGCTCAAGAATCTATTATTGCTGCAACGGgtaattcaaatgtaatattcaaACAGATGGACTTGTGTGATCTAGATTCCATTAGAAGGTTTTCGAAGGACATTCTAGAAACGGAAGATCGTCTTGATGTCTTAGTAAATAATGCTGGAGCATGTTCCTTCGGAGATAAATATACTAAAGATGGGCTTCTTGAAGGCATGCAAGTAAATCATTATGGACCATTTTTGCTGACTATTCTTTTGCTGCCGCTGTTAAAAAAATCACAGCCTAGTAGAATTGTCAACGTTAGCtctttaatatacttatttgGATATGTCGACTTAGACAAAATTAATAATCCAAAAGGCAACAGAATAATCATGTATGCCAATAGTAAACTTTGCAACTTAATTATTCATCAAGAGCTTGCGAGACGGCTCGAAGAATTCGATGTCGTTGTGAATTCTGTACATCCTGGAATAATACTAACGAATATCTTGAATGAAGGCAATTTCTTATTTAGACTATTCTTTAAAGTCTTGTGTTGGTTCAATAGCAGGACAGCTGAAGATGGATCACAAACTGTTATACATGCGTGTATAGCAAAGGAATGTGAGAGAGTAACAGGAAAGTTCTACGTCGATTGCAAAGAGCGATACGTATTATCTAAAATTAACAATAGAGATATTGCTGACAATCTTTGGCGCGTAAGTGAAAAATTCGTTCGTTATAaggaggaaaataaaaaaataattaagtaa
- the LOC123655888 gene encoding carotenoid isomerooxygenase-like has product MTDIEKLYPNYDMTVWLRTCEEEVNEPLEGKTTGVIPSWIQGALLRNGPGCNKIGPYQYEHVFDGLALIHRFAIKDGKATYQCRFLRSETYKKNMTAKRIVMTEFGTRAVPDPCRTIFDRISSIFNFTLEKTDNAGVSVYPFGDQIYALTEVPVLYKIDPVSLETLGKETLADSLVVNHTAHPHIMPNGDVYNVGMNAVKGDIRHVIVKFSHSEKGNMFETAEIVCGARPRWKYNPAYMHSFGITENYFVIMEQPLVISLLSHLRRYIISVPVDSTLVSYPEYETNIILLNRETGEEKRYSTDTIFFMHMINCFEEDGKVKVDLCSYKDSNILKSMYTSAIKNMQSNPEYGQWCQSRPKRIEIPLDAPSLSKVKTHLIADVGVEAPMINYKLCNGKPYRYFYGIGLDIDSIYAGSIIKVDTHSGAVSYWKDTKSYPSEPVFIANPDAQDEDDGILLSAVLWGDNDRAITLVVLNAKNLEEIARTDFITPSQTTKCFHGWFLPDQVK; this is encoded by the exons ATGACCGACATCGAAAAACTTTATCCTAATTATGATATGACGGTATGGTTAAGAACTTGCGAAGAGGAGGTCAATGAACCTTTGGAAGGAAAGACGacag GTGTAATACCGTCATGGATACAAGGAGCTCTATTGAGAAATGGTCCCGGATGCAACAAAATCGGTCCCTATCAGTACGAACATGTGTTTGACGGGTTGGCCCTAATACACAG GTTCGCCATTAAAGATGGAAAGGCGACTTACCAATGCCGATTCCTTCGATCGgagacttataaaaaaaatatgacggcAAAACGTATCGTTATGACGGAGTTCGGAACGAGGGCTGTCCCAGATCCTTGTAGAACAATATTtgatag aatatcttctatttttaattttaccctCGAGAAGACGGATAACGCAGGAGTTTCGGTATATCCCTTCGGAGATCAGATATACGCCCTCACAGAAGTACCAGTACTTTATAA AATTGACCCGGTAAGCCTCGAAACCTTGGGTAAGGAGACTCTCGCGGACTCGTTGGTGGTGAACCACACAGCTCATCCTCACATCATGCCTAACG GTGACGTATACAACGTAGGCATGAATGCCGTGAAGGGAGATATAAGGCACGTGATCGTGAAGTTTTCCCACAGCGAAAAag GGAACATGTTTGAAACAGCAGAAATAGTCTGCGGCGCTAGACCAAGATGGAAATACAATCCTGCCTACATGCATTCGTTTG GTATAACAGAGAACTACTTCGTCATAATGGAGCAACCGTTAGTAATATCTCTACTGAGTCATTTACGTCGCTACATCATCAGCGTACCCGTTGACAGTACCCTCGTCAGCTATCCAGAGTATGAG ACGAACATAATTCTTTTAAACAGAGAGACAGGCGAGGAGAAACGTTATTCTACGGACACGATATTCTTTATGCATATGATTAATTGCTTCGAAGAGGACGGGAAGGTGAAAGTCGACTTATGTTCGTATAAGGATTCAAATATTCTTAAATCGATGTACACCTCCGCTATTAAG AATATGCAGAGTAACCCTGAGTATGGCCAGTGGTGCCAAAGTCGCCCCAAACGAATAGAGATACCTCTCGACGCACCATCTCTGAGCAAAGTTAAGACACACCTTATTGCAGACGTGGGAGTCGAGGCGCCAatgattaattacaaattatgtaATG GAAAACCTTACAGATATTTCTATGGCATCGGATTGGATATTGATTCTATTTATGCTGGAtcg ATTATCAAAGTAGACACGCATAGTGGCGCTGTGTCATATTGGAAAGACACGAAATCTTATCCCAGCGAACCTGTATTTATTGCAAATCCTGACGCTCAG gaCGAAGACGATGGTATTTTACTTAGTGCGGTACTGTGGGGTGATAACGACCGGGCTATTACATTGGTAGTGTTAAACGCTAAAAATTTGGAAGAAATCGCACGAACAGACTTCATAACACCTTCACAAACTACTAAATGTTTCCACGGATGGTTTTTGCCGGATCAAGTTAAATAA